The genomic DNA GCTCACCTGCCACACGCCCGCGCTCGATGCCGGAGTCGCCGTGCTCGCCGTCCATGGCCCGGAAAGGTTGTCCGCCTCCTGCAGGGTCCAGCCCGTGCTGCCGGTCACCGGCCAGGCCAAGGTGATCTGGTTCCCCTGCTTTGCGATCGAAAGCACCGGATTCGGCACCGGCGCGGTCGAGCGCGTGATCACCAGTTGCGGCTTGAAGCTGGTCAGCTCCATCGAGGCGAATTCCACGTTCAGCAGCGGCTCCAGCGTCTCGCTCTCCGGCTTCAGCACGAACCCGTAATTCGGCACGGTCCCCGCCGCCCACTGCTTCACCAGCGTCGTCACGTCCACCTCCACCCACACTTCCGTGCTGGCCGCCGTCATCGTGATCGTGCCTGCCAGCTCCTGCGGTTTGATGTGATTCCAGCGCAGCGTCGGGCTCAGGCTCCACGCCTGCCCCTGCCGGTGCACCGAGACATTCCCTCCGCGCAGACCGCCGCCGTTCGACGAATTCGGAATCAGGGAGAATAAGCGCAGCTTCGCCGTGCCGATCTCCGCCGCCGGGATCGCCAGCGTGGAAATATTGAACTGCACCAGCGAGTGGTGCGAGTGCGCCTGTGTCGGGTGTGCCCCCACGTTCAGGGAGTCAGGCGTGAAGGACGGCGCATCGAAGTAGGCATACACATCGCTATCCAGCGATGGCGTGAAGGTCACCGTCTCGGCAACCGCCAGCACGGCGGATGCGAAAAGCAGAAGAATCGCTTTCATGATCTGTTAGAATGTCTTCGTCACCGACAAACTGAAGTTCCGTCCCGGAGCCGTGGCACGATCGGTCGTGCCGTTTCCTCCCAAATGACCACCCCCGCGGCGCACCGAGCCCCAGGCCCAGTACTTCTCGTCGAAGATGTTGTTCAGCCCCGCATGGATCGCGATCGTCTCCGTCGGCTGCCACCAAGCTGCAAGGTCCAGCGTGAACCACGAAGGCGGCCGGAAGAATTCCCCTTGGTTCGTGCTATCGTCCACCCGGGTGACCGCCGCGGTGTAGACACCCGTCAACCGTGCGCCGAACTTCCCTTCCGGATCTTCATAGCCGGCGAAGGCCGCCGTCTTCCACGGCTCCACCGAGTTGAGCGGCACATCGCTGCTCAAGTTGTTGCCCACCGTCTTGCCGGTGCTCAACCCGAGTTGCCAGCCCTCCGCCTTCGGCGACCAGTAGCCCAGCTCGTGGATCCCGCCGAGTTCGAAGCCGTAAATCTCCGCCTCGCCCCGGTTCACCGTGGTCACGATATCGCGGTTATCGCCGTCGTTCTCACCGGTATCGACACCGTTCTCGATGAAGTCGCGGTAGTGCGTGTAGAACACCGAACTCTGGAAGCGCCCGGCCTTACCATCCGCCTTGAAGCCGAGCTCGAAGGAATTGCTCTTCTCCTCCTCCAAGTTGGGATTCGGCACCGTCAATGTGCCGGAGTTGCTTCCCCCGCTGGCAGGATGGACGAAGATCATTGAAAGCTCCTCCGCGGTGGGATTTCTCACCCCCGAGGCCCAGGTGCCGTAAACCTGCATCGTTTCCACCGGCTTCCATGCCAGGTTGAGCTTGGGCGCGACCGAAAGGTTGTCGTAGTCACTCGGCGGCTCCTGGGCATAGAGGTTCAGCTCGGCCAAGCGCTCCAAATAAGCCGCATTCGGATTCGGTTCGATCTTCTGCCAGTCCAAGCGCAGGCCCGGAGTGATGATCCAGCGCCGTGCGATCTTGATCTCATCCTGCACGAAGATACCCGCGCGCGTGGTGTCGCTCGGTGCGAAGGCCGTACGGTTGCTGTCCGTCACCGCAGGGGAGTCCACCCGCGTGTAGCGGTTGCTTGATGCCTCGAGCGAGGCATCGATCCCCGCCATCACCGTGTGCATCACACCGTCTTCACTGCCGAAGCTCCGCCGCGCGACCGAGCTCAGGCCGGTGATATCCGTGTCGAAGCTGATCTTCTGCTGCCGCGTCCGCTCGGTGCCGGGAATCGGAACGCCACCGATCACCCGGGGAAGGGAGGCGGAGTCGCTGTCGCTGCGGCTTCCCGCGTGCTGCCAGTAGACATGGCTGTCGAGCTGGTCCAGCCAGCCGTCCTGCGGTGCATAGCCCCACTTCAGGCTCGCCCGCTGGCGATCCAGATACTGGGTGTTGTGAACGTAATCCGTGAAGACCGGGAACAAGGAATTCGCCGCACTCCGCGCATCCGTGAAGCTTTCGCGCTCGAAGAGTTCCAGCGCCAGCCGGAAGGTATGATCACCCGCCACATGCTCGGCCTTCAGGAGCGCCGAGTGGGAGTTGAAATCGGAGGGGTTCGGCGGCTCGTTGCCATTGTTGGCCGTTTCCTCCCCCTCGCGCGTCGCGTAGAGCAGCATCACCGAGGTGTCCCCTTTCTTCACTGCGCCACCCACCTGGCCGGCGATGCTCTCGTTCACCGAGAAATACTGCGCCCGCACCAGCCCGCCGTAGTTCTTCCCCTTGAGCATGCTCTCGGGCTCGGGCGTGCTGAAGGAAACCACGCCTCCCAAGGCATCGCTGCCATAGAGCGCGCTCGCGCCGCCCTTTAAGACCTCCACCATGTCGAACATGGCGGGATCGAAGTAGTCACGACCCACACCGCCCGCGCCATCGCCCGCTCCCATGTCGAAGGAGGTCGAGACATACTGCGGCGGCTGGCGGATCCCATCCAGTTCGATCGCCACCCGGTTACCTTCCGCCCCGCGGACATTGATGCTCCCGTAGCCGGATTGCCCGTAGGCAAAGGCACCGTCGCCGCTGCTAAAGTCGAAGGGCAGCGAAACCGTCGGATCATACTTCGCGAAACCTCCGAGGTCTTGCGATCCGGTCCGCAGCAGTTCCTCCGAGCTCGTGCTCAAGGTCGAGCCGCTGGCGTTGATCCACTCCTGCTCATAGCGGGAGGCGACCACCACGATCTCGTCCAGTTCGTCCACGACCGACCCGGACCCCTCATCCCCGGCGGCGGACTCCTCCTCAGGATCCGCCGCCGAGGCGGGGTGCAGCGCCATACCGATGGCGACAGTTACCAGGAAAATGTGGGAGCGGGTACGGCTCCAGGGGGGATGGGGAAAACAGCTCACTGCGCCACCACGAAGGGCTTCAGGCTCTCGCGGATCTTGGCAACGTCGGGGGCCTTGCCATCTTCGGTCTCTTCCACGAATTCAGCCACCACGTCCATCAACACGCCGGGCTCGGCCTTGCTCTGCACCTTGATGCTGCCTTGGGCCGGATAGAGCTCCTCCCAGACACCGCGCACATCCTTCCAGAAGGCATGCGTTTTGTCCCAATAAGCATTCGCCTTCGCGAAGTCGTGATCCTTTACGCGCAGATACGGGTTGTAGCCAATCTCGCGCACCAGCGGATACTCCTTGCCCTCGCGCTTCACCACCTTGGCGTTGTCTTGCTCATGGAACCAGCCGAGCGGGGTGACGGTGTGGCGGTTCGTGACCACCAGCAGGTCGTAGTCGTCGCGCTTCTCCTCGCGGCGCGGCTTCGGCCGGTTGGCCACGGCGGTCCATTCGCTGGACTGCTCGTTGTGCACCCAGGCGGCGATACCTTCGTAGCGCGGCGAATCGTCGATCTGCGTCACGCGCTGCGACCACTTGCCCTTTGCTTCCTCCGCACTGATCTTCTTAGTGCTCCAGACCCGGCTGCCTTGGAATTCCAGGATCTCGGTGTCTTCGTAAGTCCAGATCTGCGCCCAGTGCTTCACCACCATCGGGCCCGCCTGCAGGATGTGCTGCAGCACGATTTTCTTCCCGCTGTCTTCCACCACCTTCACCGTTTCGAAGGCCTCTTCTTCATAGGCCTTGGTCTTCGCCTCGTAGTCGGAGCGCAGCGACAGCGTCTCTTGGAAATGGAAGCCCACCTTGAAATCTCCAGCCATCGCCAGAATCGCCTGACGATCCTTCTCGAACTTCTCATCCGCTGCGAAGCCGGTGCCCAGAGGCAGAAGCAACGCGCCAAGCGCTAGCCAACTCAATTTCATCGGCGCGATCCTTCCCCCCACCCACCCCACCGCGCTCCCTCTCTCTTGCGAAGGATTGACGCTGGATTGCCATCACCCCCCGCGATGGCAATTCGCCGCTACCAAGCTGCAATACACCACCACGCCCCCGCCGGAATCACCTTCGGCGCCCGAATCCAAGGGTAAGTAGTCCCGCCTTCAGGCGGACGCAGCCACCCATCGCCCCACCACACCCTCACGTAGCGGAATCACTTCGTGATTCCGGCTGCTCGCGTCTCCCTCACACCGCCATCCGCTTCGTTTCAGCGCTCCCCGGTCAACACAAGGCTCCAGCCCGACCAAACCACCCTTCCCCTGAGCGGACACCCTTCTTGCTCTCCCCCGGTCTATCCGCTAAAAGCCCCATCCTCCATCTCCGTTTCCACATGAGAGTCGATCCTCTGGACCTCATCGGCCATTCCATCTCGGGCATGCTGCTCCGGACCGCCTTGGCTTGGTTCGCCATATGGATCGGCTTCACTCTCGCCGGACTCACAGGCCTCGGCTCTGTCGGAGAATCACTTCAAGACTCCCTCTCCTCCGCCCCGCTCTTGCCACTCACCATCGTGGCCATCGCCGTAGGCAGCGGCTGGTGGTCGTGGATCGCGTTGCCCCTCTCCTTCATTCTCGCCTACCGCGCCCTCACCTTCATCAGTCGCGAAGGGGGCTTCATCGAGCTGCTTTTGCTCATCCCACTTTCCTTTCTGGTCTGCGCGCAATGCGGCGACCTCGATGAAAACTTGATGATGATTGCCGTCCCCTTCGTAGTGTTCGTCTACCTTCTATCGAAGCGACAGGAGAAGGAAGCACTTGAGGAATAACCCACTCCTTCACCCATCCCACCATGACCCGCCGCCAATCCCTGAAACTCACTACCGCCGCGGCCCTCTCTCTCCCCGCCTTCGCCGCGGACCCCGCACCCAATCCGCTCCGCATCCTTATCCTCGGCGGCACCGGCTTCACCGGACCCCATCAGGTCCGCTACGCCCTGTCCCGAGGTCACAAGATCACCCTCTTCAACCGCGGACGCCGCCCGCAGGAATGGCCCGCTGAAGTCGAGGAACTCACCGGCGATCGCGACAAGGGCGACCTGAAGTCCCTTGAAGGCCGCGAGTGGGACGTCTGCATCGACAACCCCACCTCCGTCCCCTTCTGGGTCCGCGATGTTGGCAAGGTCCTCGCCGGAAAGGTGAAGCACTACCTCTTCATCTCCACCGTCTCTGTCTATGCCGATAGCTCGAAGCCCGGCCGCGACGAAACCACGCCCACCGTGCCCTACGAGGGCGCGGACGCCATGGCCGAAACCAATGCCACCCTGCGCGCCGACTTCAGTCTCTACGGCCCGCTCAAGGCCGCCTCGGAACGCGAGGCGGAGAAGCAGTTTCCCGGCATCACCACCGTGATCCGACCCGGCCTCATCGTCGGGCCGGGCGATGATACCGACCGCTTCACCTACTGGCCCGTCCGCATCGCTGCCGGGGGCGAAGTCCTCGTCCCGCCCGCCGACGATCCGGTGCAGATCATCGATGCCCGCGACCTCGCCGAATGGACCATCCGCCTCGCCGAGCAAAAGGCTTTCGGCACCTTCAACGCCTGCGGCCCCGAAAAAGAACTCACCATGGGAGCCATGGCCGAAGGCATCCGCACCGCCACCAACTCGGAAGCCAAGCTCACCCACGTCACCACCGACTTTCTCAAGCAGCAAGGAATCGCTCCATGGGGGAATCTTCCCGTCTGGGTTCCCGGCCAAGGCGATTCCGCCGGCTTCGGCCGCACCAGCATCGCCAAAGCCCTGAGCGCGGGCCTGAGCTTCCGCCCCCTCGCCACCACCACCAAGGACACCCTCGCCTGGTTCAAGCAACTCCCCGCCGAACGCCAAGCCAAGCTCCGCGCCGGCATCTCCCCCGAACGCCAAACCGAACTCCTCAAAGCCTGGCACGCCCGCTAAAGCCCCATGCCTTTATGACTTGAGCAGCCCCACCTACCAAGGATCCCAAAGCTCGGGCGCATTCCAAGAGTCCTCATAACCTCATCCGCGCCATCCGTGTAATCCGCGGTTGATCCATCCGGGACCCTTCCCCGATCTCATCCATCCTGGCTCAAAAACTCCGGGAACTACGCCACCCCTAGTACAAAAAAGACGCCCCGCCGGACCCACCGGGTCGCTCGCGGGGCGTCGATTGCCTTGGCAAAATCAAATCAAGCGCGGCGGCGGCGCAGCAGCATCGCCGCACCGATCAGCGAAAGCAGCAGGCCGGAAGGCTCCGGCACCACCGCGGAGTCGGACGCGAATCCGGTCGGCGAGTAGATGGTATCCACCTGCAGGTCGGTCACCGAAAGCACCGAGCCGCCCGGGATCCCTTCGACACCGAAGATGTCGATGTCGTAGATCGACTGGTTTCCGGTCAGCTCGAACTTCGCGAACCACTGGCCGAGGCCGAGGGCGTTCACCGTGTGCACATACTCCGCTTCGGTGCCGTTGATCGAGAAGCCGAAGCCATCCAGCGCGAAGTTCCCGCCGAACATCGCGCCCGACATCGAGAGACCTTGGATGATGATCGTCGTGAATCCTTCCGTGCCCACCACACCGTTCGTCGGGACGTGCAGTTGCAGGCCCTGGCTATTGATGCCACCGACGCTCGAATAGATGTTGTTGCTCCCTGAAACGATATCGGAGCTGCCGGTCTGCGTGATGAAGGAAGTTCCGGAAAGGTTCCCCGGGTTGATGGACGGAGTGCCATTGAGGATGTCCGGAGTCACGTCCGGCTGACCTTCGCCCAGCGGCGGATTGCCATCCCAAGTGCCGGAGGACCAGCCGAAGTAGGTGGTGTTCGCTTGGCCGCGGAACTCCGGGGTGTAGATCCCCGTTCCTTCGTAGACGGCATAGGCCGCCTGCGCGACGGGCGCGCTAAGCGTCAGGGCAAGGGCAGACAGCAAAAACAGGGGGCGGCGGCAACGGCGGGGCGATTTCATGGCGTTAAGGGGCTGGCCGACGGCAGGGTGTCGGTGCCGGAAATCCTCCCCTCCCCCCGCGTCCCGCGCTCCCGCAACCTTGCCTTTCCCTAACGATGGATTGCCGGGGGAGAGAATAATCTGCAACCAGCCGCTACCCGACAGCAATTGGCCGCCATGCGCAAATCTTCTTCTTGCGACTCAATCGCAATTACTACCCAATCACCCCGTGTCCGCCCTGCTTCACGCCACGATGCTCCATGAAGGAGACGGAGTCAGCGTGACCGGGGTGGACGTGGATCTCTCGCAGGCAGTGGACTGGAGCCGCATTTTGCAACCCTCCTCCGGTCACTTGGTTCTCAATCTCGATGGGCACGCGGTCGTCCTCGGCACCCGCATCCGCTTGGGTATCGTCCCCGGCACCATCTCCTTGTTGAGACCGGGAGAAGGCGAAACCATCCACGCCAGCCGCCTCCCGGGCCGCCACCGCTTCATTGTCCTCGCCGCCTCCCCGGCCTGGCTCGTCTCCAATTTTGGCGACAACACCCTTCACCCTGTCCTCCGTGGCACTGAAACGCCTGAGGCTGCCCAGTTCGGCCAGCTCCGCTCCATGAATCTGGCGGAGCGCGACCTCAGCGAGCTCCTGCTCCAGCCCCCGGTCCCCCGCCCGCTCCGCTCCGCATGGTTCCGGGGCAAATCCTTGGAATGCTTCAGCCTCTTCGGCGGCGCCCCGCGCAGCGGCTCCGGCGGGAACGACCCGCTCCGCCAGCGCATCGATGCCGCCACCCTCTGGCTCCGCGAGCATTTCCGCGAGGACCTCGACCTCCACGCCGTCGCCCGCCACGTCGGCTGCGCGCCCCACTATCTCAGCCGCCTTTTTCGCCAGCACAGCGGTAAGACCCTGAGCCAGAAGCTCCGCGAGATCCGAATCGACCGCGCCGCCTCCCTCCTCCGCGACGGCGGCTGCAACGTCACCGAAGCCGCCTTCGAGGTCGGCTACAACAGCCTCAGCCACTTCACCAAAGCCTTCGTCGCCGAAAAAGGCCAACGCCCCTCCGACTGGCGCGTCAGCTGACCCGGGAGCGCGGACTTCAGTCCGCCCGAGCACTGGAAGATGCACTCTTCACTACCCGTTCCCCCCACTCTATAACCACTGCGTGGATCATAAAGGCCGATATACCCGAGGCTACCTCCCCCATTGCGACTTCCACGACTCCATCCAGGCTATTACCTTCCGTTTGGCCGATTCAGTCCCGAAACACGTTCTCGAATCATGGAGAAACGAAGCTCTCCGGGTAAAAGGCGACAAGCGAGCCGAGGCCGAAATCCGCAGGCGAATCGCCGCCTATGAAGACGCGGGGCACGGCAGCAGCATCCTTCGACGCGTCGAGATTGGCACCCACATCCAACACCAGCTTGTAGCGGGTCACGGAGTCCACTACCGGCTGATCGAGTGGTGCGTCATGCCGAATCATGTCCACGCCCTGATCTCCATGGAGGGCCGCTCCCTTGGCTCAATCGTCCAGACTTGGAAGGGAGCATCCGCCGCCGCCATCAACAAGCAGCTTGATCGACGCGGAACTCTTTGGATGCCAGACTACCATGACCGCTTCATCCGGGATGCCGACCACTTCCACGATGCCCGCATCTACATTCGCCGGAATCCGGTGAAGGCGGGGCTCTGCTTGGAGCCGCAGCTTTGGCCACTGTCCAGCGCGGGAACGAATTGGAATCCAGAGGCTGGAGCGGACTGAAGTCCGCGCTCCCGGGATCTAACCGATAGCGATTTCTATTGCGACACCGTCTCAATTGAAGTTCTTTCCGCCGCGTGCAGCCCGCCGCCCACGAAATCGATGGCCTCCTCCTGCCCCTTGCACCTGTTTTGGCCAAGGAAGCCGATGCCATTCTGGACCTTCGCGAACTCCTGATGAGCAAAGGCCATCCCGGCAAGTGCGTGCGCTGCTTCTTCCAGCTCTTCACCGCCGCCGGTTCCGTGGCGATGCCCCAGATGGCTCCGCTCATCGCGTGGCTGGAGGCCAACCTCGAAATCGCCGTCCGCGCCGATGGCCGCATGCTGGAAAGCCTGCCTGTGAAACTCGGCGAGGATGAGGACCTCGAGGCCTTCTGCATCCGCTCGATCGAGAAGGTCCGCTTCGACCGCGGCTTCACCGCACGCCGCGTGAATCTCGCCTTCCGCTACAAGGCCGCCGCCTGAGCCGCCGCGTTCCCCGCCGCCTGCCCGGTGGCGAAACAGGTGCCCATCACCCGGATCGATGCCTGCGCCTCATGGTCGCAGGAAATGCAGCGCCCCGCCACGAAGACCCGCTCCAGCGTCTCCGGCACCAAGCAACCGAGCGGAATTCCCGCCGGCAGATCGCCCTCCGCATAGCGCAGCTTCGGCCCTCGATTCGTCTCGCGCAGTTCCAGCGGCCAGGTCGCCAGCGCCACCTCGTCATCGTACCGCGCTCCGGAAAGAATCTCCTCCGCCCGCAGCACCTTCTTCCCGATCCAGCGCCGGCTCTCGCGAACTCCCGCCCGCACCGGCCACTGCGAGATGTAGGCACCCGCCCAGCTCTCCGCCTCACCCTTCAGGAAATCGATCGCCGCGGCCGCAATCGCCCGCCCGGCCGTTTCCAGACCGGATAGGCACTCGGGATTTAACGGATCATACTCCGCCTCCTTCCCCGAGAGATCGATCGTCCCGAAAATCTCCCCCGTCCGCCCGCTCGCACGGAAATGCAGGCCCAGCGAATCCTTCGTCAGGACCCCGCGCCGCACCCCCTCCACGATCCGGCCGGCCGTCACCAGTCCGCCCTCGCCGCCGCCCTGCACCGCGAAGACATACGCCGGCCGCTGCAAGCGCCCTCCCTCCGTGGTCGCCGTCTCCGCCTTCGCCAGCGCAGCGAAGACCGCATCCCCGCTCGCATCCACCACCACCTTCGCCCGCAACGGGAAGATCCCCCCGCGGCTCGCCACCTCCACCCGCCAGCCATCGCCCTCCGGCTCCGCCGCGATCGCCTCGCTATGGTAGAGCATCTTCACCCCGCTATCTAACAGAACCGCATCCGCGATCTTCACGAACTCCACCGGATGCTGCGGCAGCACCCACACCCGCCCCATCTTCACCGGACCGCTCCCGGTCGCACGCCGCATCCGCTCCTCCATCTCCGCGGGGAATCCCGCATTCGCCACCACCGGCCTCTCGCCTCCCGCCAGGTAGAGCCCGCAAAACGTATGTACGAGGGATGCCGTACCCATCCCGCCCGCATAGCCGTGCCGCTCCACCAGGATCACGCTCGCACCGTTCCGTGCTGCGCTCGCCGCCGCCGCCAGACCGGCGCTCCCGGCCCCCAGCACCAGCACGTCGCAGCCCTTCACGCCTGCCTCCTCCCGATCAGCGCCGCCAGATCCCGCGGCGTCCCCAGGTTCTCCCGGTCCGCATCCTGCGGTGCGATCACCGCTCCGAACTTTTCCTCCGCGATCACGATCAGCTGCATCACCGCCATCGAATCCATCCCCGCCGCGAAAAGGTCGCCCTCCACCGGAAAGCCGTCCGGCAAGTCGGCAATCCCTTCCTCACGGAGCATCTCGATCACCTCTTGCGGTGTGGGGGCAGCGGTCATTTCCGCACCCACGGGAACAAAGGCTACGCAGCCCCGCAAGCCCGCATGCACCACCGCCAGATCGTGCAAGATGCCACCTCGCACCATGCAAGACCATCTCTTCCTAACCGGATCAATCCTCGTAACCCATTGAAAAATCAAACGGCACACCGAATGCGATCAGTGATCCATGCCCCGAAACGGGCAAGCCAACCCTAGAATCACAACCATGAAAGCACCGTTCGTAACTTCGATCATCGCCGCCGCCACCTATGGCTTCCTCTTCACCGCCTGCGATTCCCGTCAGGAAGAAGCGCGCGAGGACGCCTTGGAAAACAAGGCGGAAGCCCTTGAGCAGCAGGCCAAGGATGTCCGCAAGCAAGGTGAAGCCGCTGCAGACGCCACGGAAAACGCCGCCGATACCGTCCGCAAGCAAGCCGAAGGTACCACCGAAGCCACCAAGGAAGACGCGGAAGCCCGGGCCGATGCTGCCGAAGACAATGCCGATGCCGTCCGCAAGGACGCCGAGCGCAAGGCCGATGCCATCGAAAACGAGGCTGATCGCACCCGCGAAGCCAAGTAATCGATCCTCGCACCACCACTCCTCACGAAAGGCCCTGCCGGAATCTACCGGTAGGGCCTTCTTCGTTCAGCGTCATCGCTCTAACAAACACCCCGCCGCCTGCTCGTTCCCGCCCAGCGTCGTCACCAGTGCCCTGCTCGCTCTGCCCCTTCGCAGCTCCTCCACCGCCACCACCACCTGCATCCCGGATGACGCGGTGAACGACTCGCCCAGCACTTCCCTAACAGAAAATCTCTCACCCTTCCATCCGGGCTCCGCCGCATCGAAGCGCGCCACCCCGCTCCGGCTATCCGCCAGCAAGGTCGCGCCATCATCGCTCGCCCCCGTCGCCGCCATCACCTCGCGCAAAGCCGCCGCCCGATCGCATCCAGGCCCCAAAGCCACCGGATCCGGTATGTTCGTGATCGCTGGACCCTCGCCATCCTTCTCCAGATACAGCGCCGCCGCCCCTTCCGCCGGCAGACATCCCTCCGCATAAAGATTCAGAGCCTCCGCCGAAAGCCAATCCAGTTCCTCCGGCACCACCACCAGCACGCCATCGCAGTCATCGCGCAGCAGCCACTCCGTCGCCACTTCCAGCGCCGTATAAATCTCCGCCGTATCGCCTAACAGCGTATCGTTCGGCGCCGTCGAATGGAACAACGCCGACAAGTGGCTCGAAGGCGCGTTGAACACCGTCTCCGGAAACAAAATTGGACTCGCCACCGCCGGATCCGCCAGTACCTCCCCGAAGAAACGGTTCGAGTAATTCACGCAGCCGTTCATCAGCGCGCAGATCACGCCAAGCCGGATCTCACCCGCCATCACCCTCTCCATCCGCTCCGGTCCCAGCGCCTCGATCGCCGCCGCCACCGCGAATTTCGACACCGGGCTCACCCGCCGCAGACGCGGACTCTTCGGCAGCGTCGCAGGCGCAGGCGGCACCCGCAGCACCGCCGTCCTCACCGCCTCATGCCCGGGAATCTCCCGCACGATCTCCCCTGCCTCCGGTCTCGCCCCGCCATCCAGCGCCTCCATCAGCGCAGGCACTCCCCACCCCGCAGGGCTAACAGCTCCGGTTCCCGAAATCGTGATGCGCGGCATAAACGTCAAAAGCTCAGAAATTCAAAACCCCAGCGACTCCACCGTTCGTTCCTTCTTCCATTCAAAGTTCAAACTTCAGAGTTCAGCCTTCAGAGTTCGAATATAAGCGTCGCATTCGCCCCGCCGAACCCGAACGAATTCGTCAGCACCCGCTGCACCGCCACCTCGCGCGGCTGCTGCACCAAATCGAATTTCACCGCCGGATCCATCTCCCGCACCCCCAGGCTCGCCGGCAGGAATTGCTCCCGCAGCGCGATCAGGCACAGCACGGACTCCACCGCCCCGGCCCCTCCTAACAGGTGCCCGATCGCCGACTTCGTGGAGGACACCTTGATCCCGCCCACCGCATCGCCCGCCCAGCGCGTGATCGCATTCGCTTCCGCCACATCATTCAGCGGCGTGCCGGTCCCGTGCGAGTTGATGTAGTCGATCTGCCCCGGCTCCAGCCCCGCGGCCCGCGTTGCCCGCTCCATCGTCGTCAGCGCCGCATCACCCTCGGGGTGCGGCTGCGTCAGGTGATGAATGTCCGTCGCCGCCGCATAGGAGAGCAGCTTTGCCAGCACCTTCGCCCCGCGCGCCTGCGCCCCCTCCAGCGATTCCACCACCACGAAGCCCGCCCCCTCGCCCAGCGCCAGACCATCCCGCGCCGCATCGAAAGGCCGCGGAATCCCGGACGGCGAAAGCGCCTGCAGCGAATCAAAGCCCGCGAAGACCAACTGGCACAGCGCATCATAGCCACCCGCCAGCACCCGCTCCGCCTTCCCTTCCGACACCATCTGGAACGCATGCCCGATCGCATTCGCACCGGACGCACACGCGTTCGAAAGAATCCGCAGCGGCCCCTGCACCTCCAGCGCCCGCATCATCGCCGCCATCTGGTACTGCGGTTGATAGGTCTCCACCCGCGTCAGCTGCTGCCGCCGCGAGCGCCCCTGCGTCGCCTGGAGATAATACTGCTCCCCCACCGGCATCGCCGCCGCGGAGGTTCCCACCGCCACCGGCATCCGCCCGCCGGAGAGCCCCGCCATCGCCAGCGCCTCCTGCGCCGCGATCAATGCCATCCGCGTCCCCCGGTCCATCCGCTGCCACTCGCGCCCGCCGATTCCCGCCACGCTCTCCGGCAGATCCACCTGCCCGGCCGTTCCCACCCGCTGCCGCGAGACATCGAAAAGCGTCACCGGCTTGAACGCCGTCCGCCCCGCCCGGAACCCCGTCGCATTCCCCGCCCAATCATCCCCCATCGAAGTCAGAATCCCCGCCCCCGTGATAGCTACAGGACGAAGGACGGCGGGATAGGAGCGATCGGCAGAGTAGGCCACGGGAAACAGATTCGAAGGCGACAACAATCAGGAAGCAGCCAAGGACCGCCCCCGGCTTTTCTAGGAGCCACGTGCCCATCTGTCCACGATCTCCTTCTCTCACCTACCTCCCGTGTGTTGAAACCCGCCCCATGGCGCAATTCTCCAAGACCTCCGCCGGAAATCACCGATGCTGACCACGCCCATGAAATCCCTTGCCAGCCTCCTGTTCTGCGGACTCGTCGCTTCGCTCGCCATCACCACCGCCCAAGAACCGCCAACCCGGCCGCGGGAACTGGATGCCCCCATCGTGCTCGGCCCCGACGACAAACCCGCCTATCCCGCCCCGCCCGAAGGCTACAACAAACCAAACGACAAAGGTCCGCGCGGGAAACTCGAGATG from Luteolibacter rhizosphaerae includes the following:
- a CDS encoding DNRLRE domain-containing protein, whose product is MKAILLLFASAVLAVAETVTFTPSLDSDVYAYFDAPSFTPDSLNVGAHPTQAHSHHSLVQFNISTLAIPAAEIGTAKLRLFSLIPNSSNGGGLRGGNVSVHRQGQAWSLSPTLRWNHIKPQELAGTITMTAASTEVWVEVDVTTLVKQWAAGTVPNYGFVLKPESETLEPLLNVEFASMELTSFKPQLVITRSTAPVPNPVLSIAKQGNQITLAWPVTGSTGWTLQEADNLSGPWTASTATPASSAGVWQVSATAGSRKFFRLYKP
- a CDS encoding TonB-dependent hemoglobin/transferrin/lactoferrin family receptor translates to MALHPASAADPEEESAAGDEGSGSVVDELDEIVVVASRYEQEWINASGSTLSTSSEELLRTGSQDLGGFAKYDPTVSLPFDFSSGDGAFAYGQSGYGSINVRGAEGNRVAIELDGIRQPPQYVSTSFDMGAGDGAGGVGRDYFDPAMFDMVEVLKGGASALYGSDALGGVVSFSTPEPESMLKGKNYGGLVRAQYFSVNESIAGQVGGAVKKGDTSVMLLYATREGEETANNGNEPPNPSDFNSHSALLKAEHVAGDHTFRLALELFERESFTDARSAANSLFPVFTDYVHNTQYLDRQRASLKWGYAPQDGWLDQLDSHVYWQHAGSRSDSDSASLPRVIGGVPIPGTERTRQQKISFDTDITGLSSVARRSFGSEDGVMHTVMAGIDASLEASSNRYTRVDSPAVTDSNRTAFAPSDTTRAGIFVQDEIKIARRWIITPGLRLDWQKIEPNPNAAYLERLAELNLYAQEPPSDYDNLSVAPKLNLAWKPVETMQVYGTWASGVRNPTAEELSMIFVHPASGGSNSGTLTVPNPNLEEEKSNSFELGFKADGKAGRFQSSVFYTHYRDFIENGVDTGENDGDNRDIVTTVNRGEAEIYGFELGGIHELGYWSPKAEGWQLGLSTGKTVGNNLSSDVPLNSVEPWKTAAFAGYEDPEGKFGARLTGVYTAAVTRVDDSTNQGEFFRPPSWFTLDLAAWWQPTETIAIHAGLNNIFDEKYWAWGSVRRGGGHLGGNGTTDRATAPGRNFSLSVTKTF
- a CDS encoding DUF6607 family protein, which translates into the protein MLLPLGTGFAADEKFEKDRQAILAMAGDFKVGFHFQETLSLRSDYEAKTKAYEEEAFETVKVVEDSGKKIVLQHILQAGPMVVKHWAQIWTYEDTEILEFQGSRVWSTKKISAEEAKGKWSQRVTQIDDSPRYEGIAAWVHNEQSSEWTAVANRPKPRREEKRDDYDLLVVTNRHTVTPLGWFHEQDNAKVVKREGKEYPLVREIGYNPYLRVKDHDFAKANAYWDKTHAFWKDVRGVWEELYPAQGSIKVQSKAEPGVLMDVVAEFVEETEDGKAPDVAKIRESLKPFVVAQ
- a CDS encoding epimerase; the encoded protein is MTRRQSLKLTTAAALSLPAFAADPAPNPLRILILGGTGFTGPHQVRYALSRGHKITLFNRGRRPQEWPAEVEELTGDRDKGDLKSLEGREWDVCIDNPTSVPFWVRDVGKVLAGKVKHYLFISTVSVYADSSKPGRDETTPTVPYEGADAMAETNATLRADFSLYGPLKAASEREAEKQFPGITTVIRPGLIVGPGDDTDRFTYWPVRIAAGGEVLVPPADDPVQIIDARDLAEWTIRLAEQKAFGTFNACGPEKELTMGAMAEGIRTATNSEAKLTHVTTDFLKQQGIAPWGNLPVWVPGQGDSAGFGRTSIAKALSAGLSFRPLATTTKDTLAWFKQLPAERQAKLRAGISPERQTELLKAWHAR
- a CDS encoding PEP-CTERM sorting domain-containing protein; amino-acid sequence: MKSPRRCRRPLFLLSALALTLSAPVAQAAYAVYEGTGIYTPEFRGQANTTYFGWSSGTWDGNPPLGEGQPDVTPDILNGTPSINPGNLSGTSFITQTGSSDIVSGSNNIYSSVGGINSQGLQLHVPTNGVVGTEGFTTIIIQGLSMSGAMFGGNFALDGFGFSINGTEAEYVHTVNALGLGQWFAKFELTGNQSIYDIDIFGVEGIPGGSVLSVTDLQVDTIYSPTGFASDSAVVPEPSGLLLSLIGAAMLLRRRRA